A section of the Leptospira kobayashii genome encodes:
- a CDS encoding TatD family hydrolase, with protein sequence MAYSLIDTHCHLDIIQEQGQDIAESLQKSAVAGVKKIVQIGIDLPSSLKAREIADSFSTEDLGIHYTVGCHPTETHEFPNADQILKFAEEQLDHPRFTGIGEIGMDLYHDASTKKLQREIFSKFLEFSAKHKLPVVIHSRDAFKETYEALSEYKGKAFGVIHCFTYDYEAGKKFVDLGYYVSFSGIVAFKNATDIHEAAKKLPLQSLLIETDSPFLAPPPHRGKRNDSSNMPYILERMFSLREETNAVVTEQLYSNSEKFINKKAYHA encoded by the coding sequence ATGGCCTATTCTTTAATCGATACACATTGTCATTTAGACATAATTCAGGAACAAGGACAAGATATAGCCGAATCCTTACAAAAATCCGCTGTTGCCGGTGTGAAAAAAATTGTACAGATCGGAATCGACTTACCAAGTTCTTTGAAGGCTAGGGAAATTGCTGACAGTTTTTCTACGGAAGACTTGGGAATTCACTACACTGTCGGATGCCATCCTACGGAGACTCATGAATTTCCAAATGCGGATCAGATACTTAAATTTGCCGAAGAACAATTGGATCATCCACGTTTTACGGGAATCGGAGAAATCGGAATGGATTTGTATCATGACGCTTCCACTAAAAAACTACAAAGAGAAATCTTTTCCAAATTTTTGGAATTTTCCGCAAAACACAAATTGCCTGTAGTCATTCATTCCAGAGATGCTTTCAAAGAAACATACGAAGCCCTTTCCGAATACAAAGGAAAAGCATTCGGTGTGATTCATTGTTTTACTTACGATTATGAAGCCGGGAAAAAATTCGTAGATTTAGGTTATTACGTTTCTTTCTCAGGAATCGTTGCTTTTAAAAATGCTACGGACATTCATGAAGCGGCGAAAAAACTTCCTTTGCAATCTTTGTTGATCGAAACGGATTCTCCTTTTCTCGCCCCTCCTCCTCATCGGGGAAAAAGAAATGACTCATCTAACATGCCTTATATATTAGAAAGGATGTTTTCTTTGCGGGAAGAAACCAATGCTGTCGTTACGGAACAATTATACTCCAATTCGGAAAAATTTATAAATAAAAAGGCTTACCATGCTTGA